Part of the Triticum urartu cultivar G1812 chromosome 2, Tu2.1, whole genome shotgun sequence genome, GCTTCCTCTTCTGGTGGCGGCTTGTGCGTGTTGTGGCGTCAGGGAATGGTTCGGAGAGGGATGCGCGACGGGACTCGGTGGCGGGCTACTCGGTTGGCTCTCTGGCGGGTCACCGGGTAGCGGTGGTGGCCGCGTGTCTCGGTCGTGTGGGCGGCGCGGAGTGCGGCATTGGGAGGCTCTGGCATCTTCTCCAGCGCGGCTGAGGAAATGCCCAGGATGTTCATGGATGTGTGTCGGCGTCCGACTTAGTTCCTCTATGACTGTTGGTTGCGTCTGGGCAAAAGCTCTGCGCTTCGACGCCGCCTGTGGGTGCCACTCTCCTCTTGAGGATGCCGTCGCAGGTCGGCTTCCCCTGTCAGTGTTTCGGGTGAAAACCTTGGTCCATTTCGTCGGACGCGGCAATGGCGACGCGTTGCGCCGTTTCCCCTCTTGAGGGCGTTGCCGAGGATGCCCTGGGATCGTGTCGTCATCGTCTAGTCCTTAGGTTCTCCTGTACTTTTGTTCGGCGGCATAGTCATGTCTCAACCAATGTATGTTGTCCTTTTTTTTAAGTTATGCTTTGTTTGAGGGCTTACTGACCATCATGTATCGTCCGGCTGTGTATTTGTGGTTgatgctttatatataaagcaggATGAAAGCCTGTTTCGAGAGAGATGTCAGTGCTCATATTTTTCTGTATTTATTTCAGACCTTCTGGTGAAAGGAGACGTCTCGTTGACTACGAAGCCGTCTGCAACAAATTCGTCAATCTCAAGATGACATGCGGGCTCATTTTCACGAAAGTGCTCATAGGGCAGGGAATGCTCTTGTTATTTCATAAGGGTGAATGTATGAGCGTCTGTGTCtgtctgtactgtgttaaaagAAACTAGCAGATCGAAACTCCAGCAAATTGTCAGGTTGTAGTCCGACGGCCCGCTTCGATATACAAAATCCTGCTACCTTTTCTAATTCATCGACAAGATTAAGATGCATGCCATTGGTCTGCGAAGATCAGGCGCACCCTCGAAGTGTACCGCTCTTGCGGCTTGCCTTGCTATTTATTCAAGGATCCATGGGTGAATGCAAACTCATCTATATTAATATAAAAAGACTTAAAAGGCAGATCCAACTAATCTCGGTTATCGAACTAAGTCAATCCAaagacctagactgcttcaatgacgacgtgcaattaatatcatacttcctccgtccaaaaatacttgtcatcaaaatggataaaaggagatgcatctagaattaaaatatatctatatacatccctttttatccattttaatgacaagtatttccggacgaaGGGAATACCAAATATTGCACTAATTACATGCTTAACACACAAGTAATAACATATCTAATATCCACATGCAATTAATATATTGTTTAAATATTAACATCGCACGTGCGCATTTACTAGTCTTCACAAGATTCCGAATAGGACAACTCAGGTGCCCTCAGACCCACTCGCACCCGGCGGCACATAGAACAGACACGCAATCTTTGTGTCTCCATGAGTTGGGTTCGGAAGCTTTGCCTATTGGTTCATGTCATCAGAGGCTACGGCGACGAGCCGTGCAATCTCACGTCACGTAGTTTATGGAGCCATATTCTGTCCTTTGCTGAGGCGCGAGAGGCCACGATACTCCGGCGACTTCGGCATCAACCGGAACAGGAGCAGGCTTCTTCTCCAACGACAGCGAAATCAACGAAATTTCGATCGGTTCAACGTAGTACTTCCTTCGTCTAGAATTACTTGTCACgaaaatgaatgtatctagacatattttaaTTCTAGATACATTCATATTTAAGACAAGTAATTTCGAACGaagagggtatgtactagtaggaAAGAtatagaaaagaaaagaaaagataGATATGCCTACAGAAAGCCACCACCGCCAGTAATAACGTGGATAATAACATATTAAAACTGACCAGTAACAATCGCTGTCCGTCGTACGAGTAGTGAAAAAACAGGAAAATCGACGTGTTCTCTCTCCTAGTCTCCGATCTATTGTACTACTTTCTTCGtctgaaaatacttgtcatcaaatggataaaaagatatatatctaaaactaaaatacatctaaatACATCCCCTTTTATCTATTTTGAAGATAAGTATTTTCGGGCGAAGGGAGTAGTATTTAATATCTAATCAAATGCTGCTTGCTCATATACTGATATAAAAGTAGCCCCCCTCCCTCGCTGCCAGTAAAACTAGTATTACTACTCCAATCAAAAATCCCGCAATCAGTTAAAAAGTTTATCTATAGTATATACTCtctccgtctcaaaataagtgtcttaactTTGTATTAATTCTAGTATAAAGTTGTACTAAAATTAATATACTTATTTTGAGATGGAGGAAGTACAAGATAGGTATTTCCTTTGATCTATATTACTTGTCACAGTTTTAGTTCAACTTCAGTACAAAATCACCATGCGACATGTGTGGTAAGCAATTTAAATTAttcgaaaagttatactaaatcAAATCTACTCTTCCTGTTCACTTTTATAACACCTTGTAGACAACTCACACATCATCCAAAACAGTGCAATGTGGGCTGTCTGAAACGTCTTATAAAaatgaacggagggagtattgaGAATTTGCCAAGGAGGCATTTGTATACAAGTCATACATAGATGAAATCAAACCTTTTTAGCCCTGCAAAAAAACGTTTTTAAACCTCGGAGGAGATTTTAATTCGGCGAGCAGCTAGAAAGATAAGTAGGTTCACATCAGTTGTTGCTCTCATCGCCACCGTCCTCAAATTTCAGCCAAAAGCAAGCCCAACCAACACCTTTGCAAAAACGGCCGAAGGCTTCTCCGTCCGTCCCCGCGTTCCTTCACAGTGGCAATTCGCCCCCTTCCCCGGAACTTCTCCGAGCCCAAGCAGCGTCGCCGGCGGCGGCCATGCCTGAATTTGTGTACGCCAACCTGTCTTGCATTCCGAATCTCCATTGCGCCTcggccccgccgccgcgcccttTGTGCGCCTCCGCGGCGGCGTATCTTGCCCTCCACCTCGCCGCGCCCGTGGCCGTCGCCGTCGTCTGGTGGCTCTGGAGGAACCTCCTGCTTCTGCGTCTGCCTCTGCCTCTGGACGGGTTCGCGGGCGGTAGAGACGGCCGCCGCCTCCCGGAGGACCAGCCGCCCCGCACCCGCACCGTGGTGGACGCGGACCGCGTGGCTGTCGCCGCCGCTACCGCCCGCGGCTTCTTCGAAGAGGAAGAGACCACCCGTCCGATCCTCCTCCGTCGCAGGGCGCCCCACGCCGGCGCCGACGGATACTTCCGGTACCCGCAAATCCACTGCCTCGAAGCAGTTCCTCAAGTCCGCCTCATCGATGCCGAATTCATGGAGGAGATGACGCGGGGGCGGCGTCACGCCGTCGGCATGCTCAGGCAAGCCGCGATCCACTACCACGACCCCATCCGCAGGTGTTGCACTCTACCAATTCCTCATCCatctctttctttctttctttttctttctttctttcttgtttCAGTCTGTACGATTTTTTTTCCACGGAAATTTCATTCTGTATCATGTATCTGTCCCTGTTGCCCTGTCAGGTTCAGTTAGGAAACATTTTCGATTCTCTCCAAATTTTCATTTCGAGGGCTAACAATAACGTTGCTGATGCGTTGCAGTCTTCATTCACTGCTCTCTGAAACGTTCAGCATATTAATTTTTCCAGTGGGATTCAACGAACAGTGGGTTTCCATTTTAAGGTAGTAGTATacaggtactccctccgttccaaaatagatgacccaactttgtactaattttgtacaaaattagtataaagttgagtcatctattttggaacgaagggagtagtatTTATCCCGGCTAAAGATGCAGACAGCCAGTGGTTTAGCATAGATTTATAGCCACAAGTTGTTCCCAAGGTTCAGTTAACCGCTGGAATATACAAGTTCAATAAGCCATACTCATACAAGTTTGAAACACAAAGCTCAAGCTGCACTTCTCCTTTGCACCACTGGGTTTCTGCTCTTCATTTTCTACACACACACGCACTGTATGTTTGGCTGTGAACTGCTGTTCCGTCGATGAAATGGCAAAGGGGTTGCCTGATTCGAGTTTTTTTACTTGATTAACGTTACACCGTTGAATGGATCCAATGGCTAATGTTGTAGTCTGTAGTCCAAAATGTTGCATTCAGATGTTATCTGGGTTTCATGCTGCATGCTTTGTTAGTCGATATCATGCCATGTAATTGTCAATGTTGCAGTAAATCTGAGTACTAGCAAATGTTGATAAAAAAAAGCACTCGAAACCCCATCTAGGCACTCCTTATTTCGTATCAGCAAACCTCTCTGTTTCTATGTTGGCGTAGCTCCCTGGAGCACTCTTTAATTTTCAACTCCAGAGAGGATGTATGCATGCACCTATTTTTTATCGGATACTTCTCTTTAAAGACTATTTTCTATGAAATGGGCAACATTTTCTCACTGCCTGGCACGGCTCTAGTAGGAGCAGTTTGGTATTTTCTTCTCTAGAATACAGTTTGGTATTTTCTGTGTAGGCAGTAGATTTTACTAGAATCTATTATGTGAATATGGTGTTTTCATCGGGATATTTTTTTAAATGTGCAACAGTTCTTGCCCCCAAGGGAATCACCGGAGCACTATCTGTGCAATGTGCTTTGATATGGTAGTTTCTCCATACTTTTCTGCAATGTGCAATGTTTCAAAGTCTCTCTATATGTATGCTGGACTATCCAGTCCTCCTCACCACACACTTTCTCTGTTAGACCCAGTTACAGAACATTTTTAATACCACTTCCGAGTTTCGGAATCTTAGCTTTTTCCATAAAAAGGGAAACACATACACCTgccatgtactccctccgttccgaattacttgtcgcaggtatggatgcatctagatgtattttagttctagatacacccatttctacgacgagtaatttggaacggagggagtagcatatTATGCCCTGCTTTCCTACCAATTGCTACACATTTCTACTTTTACTTGTAATGGCATTTGATTTTTACAATTTCTGCGGAGCTTTTTGGAAGTTTCTATGCACTTTGCAGTAGATTCTAATGTTTGAATCTTTTCCATGAAACAGATTGTCCAATCTCGATGGAAACCCATCAGTTTTCCAGGGAGATCCTTGTGTGTTGGCCACAGAATCAACTGATATTGTTATCAAGCTAAAAGTTGCTACTGCACTTGTCTGCTTCATATGGCGAGAATTGAATGGGCAAAGTCAGCAATTATGTCAAGAAGTAAAAGAAGAGTGCTTTTCATTGGTTGCTGGGCAATCTGTTGAGAAGCTCCTTGAGGTAGCACGTTCATTCAGCGAGGCAAGTTGGTGCGCTTGCCATGTTAAGGAAGTGCTGACTACCGTTGACGCACTCGTTGATGTCCTGTACAATTTACAGGGCTTACCTTTGAACAGATCTGGTGAGATTGCTGTTATGTCGTGTAAGATGGTGGCTAATTTAAGCGGATTACTTGATCAGGCTGCAAGTGGCATCGATAACAGTGAAGAATCTACCATTCATCCAGCAACTGTTGTTTTCAATCAAGTCCTGGAGTTTCTCGACAGCAACACAGATATGGTGCAGTTAATACTTGCTACTGGAGATTGCACCGTTGATCCTTACTCTCACGTGTTTGATTGCTGGGTATCCAAGCTGGAGGAAGATGCAAAAAAGATGTGCCAAGCTGAAAAGGATCGAGAATACATAATCCTCTTGAATAATGCGTGTGATGTTTGGCAGATGATGCGCCATCCAGGAGCATCCTTTTGGAATGTAGAACTGGTGAGCAGGCTCATTTGTATGATCCAGAGATACAGAAGGGGCTACTTTGAGGAATGTTGGGTTCCACTTGTGCTGTCATTACTGAAGGAAGATTATCCGAAGAACCCGCGCAGTTCATCCTTGGCTGAATTTACTCAAGGATTTGTCAGTATCTGCCAACGCCAGATGACCTGGAAGGTTGTACCTAGTCTTAAGTACGAACTGCGAGACGAGATAAAGAATCTAGTTGTTACACCATACAAGGCCTTCCTGCATGCACTGCAGGGGAATCGGAGAGGACTTTCATTGAAGCGATTGATGTCACGAAGGAGGAGTCAGAATGAGTATACTGCTGAGCAGTTGGAAAACAAGATTGGTGAGTTTTTTGAAAGCTGAAAAGACACCTAAACTACAATGCATAGTTATTTTACCTGTATACTGTGTATCACCCTTGGATGGGTGTTTTTGTTGTTTTTGTGTGTATGCCCCATTAGGCGATAGCGGCACAGGAAGTCTATTCTCTAACAGAGACAATGCTGAGTGTACACAACATTGCGTTCGAAGAGTTCACGAAGTGCATATAATATCTTGATTCTTCTTTGATGTATGTATATGTATGTTCAGTTATATAGAATTGTAACAGTACCCTACATTGAGTAAACAGAAACTCACCAGTTCTGTTTCAGCTTCCATATATGGCTGTAATGCGCTTGTGTTCAGTTTATGAGTGAGAAGTTCACATCTGACAAACACCCCCTTTCTCACTCCCTCCTgatatgaatatgaatatgataGCGTCTTCAGGGTCAGTCTCAGTCAGTCAATCTCCTGATGAGCCGCACCTTCCACAGTGGCCTCCATTTGCTGCAGGGTCACTTGTTGTCCATGCAACTCGTCACCAGAACTCTCGTACACAACCTGGTGCCTCCTCTCAGTGTTGGGTCAATATTGTCAAACTCTATCCATTCTACGCTGTGAGCACCGTTTTGCCAGCCAATCGGCTCAAGGTTCCCAATGTGTTCAGCCCATCGTTTGGGTTtctcccttttattttttttcgtGGACCATTTCCCATTTCTTTCGCTCTTGTTTTCTATTGATTTTTATTTTCGTTTTCTGCTCCGTCTTTATTTATGATTTTACTTATTCGATGAAGATACCCTAAAAAAATTCGGTGAAGTTTTTATTTCTATTTGAATTTTTGGGTGAATATTTGAACACATTTTTAAAAATTGTATGAACATATATAGTCAGGTAGGGATAACTTTTTCAAACACATAAACTCTTTTCTATCAAATTATTAATTTTCTAAAAATACATGAGCACATATATTATATACATGAGCATCTTTTAAACATGAGTTGAACATTTTTTTTTCCAAATGTTCACATTTATATGAAGGTATAAGAACTTTTTCACAATATAATACATTTATTTTTTCTGTTATTTAAACCACTTTTGACAACATTTTGAGTTTAAatataatatatttttcaaaatatAAAAAGTTGCATATTATAAATTTATTGGGGTTGTAGTGGCCAACCCATATAGAAGCCTTCAGAGCGTTGCTTAAAACATCGGATATGAAGCCTTCAAAGCAATGTTGTCAAATTTTTATTGGGGACGCGGGAGTTGTATCTTGCCTTATACTGATTTCAATACTGTTCGCCTACGAGCTGGAGTTTTTCGGCCGGCCTAATACTGTAGAGGCATGCGagtttttttccatgtttttcTATCAGTTTTTTCACTGTTTTGCACTCTCTCAGTGAtttctttgattttttttgtttttattttttattccACTTTCTTTCTTTATTTGGATTTCAACCTTTTTATTTAGTTTTATTTGTATTTATATACATTGTACATTTCTAGTATACACCAGGAACCCGTTTTATACACATTTATCATTTTTTAAATGCATGATTAAACATTTTCTAAATATATTTTTTATTCTCTACATTTTTATACACATTataaattttttgtatacatCTAAACAATATTTATATACATTTAACATTAGAATACATTactaatattttttaaatacaggTTCGAAATTTTTGTCAATATGTTTCAAGCATACCTTGAAGCATTTTTTGTAAAATATGAAACATTTAAAAAGAAACTCAGAAAAAGTTATTTACATTGGATTGACAATTTTTTAAATCACAAACATTTTGTTTGAAAcatgtgaacatttttctaaatgTAACGTACATTTTTGAAAATTACATTGAATCATTCTTTGTACAATACAAAACATTTAAAAATATCTGTGCGGGCCTTCTTTACATTGGATATACATTTTTCAAATATATAACAATCATTTTGTGGGAAACGCGTGAACATTATTGTAAGTGTAACATACATACTTTACATACATGATCATCTTTTTAAATATGTGTATCGAAGACCTTTTGAACATAAAATCTTCTTTATCATTTAAATTAATCTTCTAAATACACAATCAGTGCATACTTTATATGCATGAGCATCTTTTAAACATGAGTTGAACAATTTATCTTCAAATGTGTGAACATTTATATTAAAGGTACTAGTTAGTTGCACGTGCTTTGCACGTCAGTACTTAATCGTGTGTTCCTCAAAAAAACCTTAATCATGCACAAAAGTAATGAATAACTCAGCAGGGCACTACTCACACAACATTTTCATTTTTCAATGAGTATTGCAAAAAAAAGGTCCATGAGTGTTATAAATAAAGCATAACATAGGAGTGATGATACCATAGACAAATTACATTATTTAGGTGAAATTGATAAATAATTAATTCAAATATTTTGGTATTTATTAGTTCCATGAAATTGCAAAACAAACCAATCGATTTCACCTAGCGTCTGATGCCGAGACGGGTGTGCCGGTGATTCTGAGCTAGGAGTGACCTAGAGCCCGGGACTACGCAACAACATCATTATCGGTGGAGGGGAGACAATAGGTTGATTGGTTCGGGTGGAATGGGGGCGcggggagctcgccggagatgaAATCTGGCAAGGTTTAGAGGAAGGCCGAGGGGGCAAAGGAGGTGGAGTCGAGTAGGGTAGAGAGCGTGGCGGTGTGCTGTTGGGCCGGTGTTGGGCGATGGTTCCAGAAATAAGAACACCACCACCAAAATGAGGAGGATTATGAAATTGTGGCCACTGGACCTGAATCGGATCGCAGACATAACTTACTATAATAAATTGTTTTAGGCACGTGGCATGTAAGTGGCCCCTTAATTCAACATTTAAGGGAGTTGTTAAATTTCTTTTTGCTTGTCATTTTATATAGAGATTTTTTTCACATGCCCTCTACCCATTTAGCGGAGCACACATTGTCACTAAAACTCAAAATAAATCATTCATCTCTTTATCCTATACTTGTGTTATATTATTTTGATTACCCTTTCAAAAATATTTCCAACATGTAAAGTTGATCCTTATGTCAGGACCATATAGCGAACTATGCAAAGGTACACAGGTGCAACATAACAAAGTATTAACAATGTTTAGAGAAATTTTCTTAAATATCAAAATAATAACAACACACTCATCTTGAATCTAAACACGAAAACGATGATAAAATTATTTTGGGACGTTCTCAAATATGTGATTCGTTTTTTATCTAAGACACGTGTTTTCCTTTATGAAATAATTGTATCATCAACATATATCTGTTCAATTATTGATTTATATAATACAAAAAGTCTTCTATCATATTATGTCTATATGATGTACGCACTTTGGAAGGTTTGAAACGTAAATATATTTTGGTGGTAATAATACATATTTAATTATGTGCACATATTTCTTTAAATTATATTGACATTAGAGAAGTTCATAATCCAAAAACTAAGAAACAAAAAATTGTATTGGCAGGTGGACCAGTAGGAcgttttcttctctttttttgcacgaacacattaacatagaTAGGTGTTTTATTTTCGGAAGAGTTGCTAAATCCTACATTCTTTTTTTCGGAAGAGTTGCTAAGTCATAATAGGTTTTAGGAATATCAAAATTATGAAATAATGGAATAGTATTTGACGGTTTCCTACAGCATTTGGAGATTAATTTCATTAAAAAAACTAAAATCCAACATATCAAATATTCTCAGAGCAGCTATAAAAATGAGCAAAGCAAGATAAACAGAGAAATACGGACATGTTGGTGTTGAATAAGGGGCTTATACCAGTAGGGGCAGCTCAACAGGCAAGATCTAATACTAAACGGAAGGAGGCAGGGCACAAAAGTCGACGTGCAGCATGGCTAACAATCCAAAACAATCGCCTTTTTGAGACGCTTTGGCTGGTAGAATTGTAGCGAAAGTTTAGTGGGCGGGCCAAAGGGAACCAAGCTGAAGGAAATCATAAAAAAATTGCTCTCAAAGTCCAGATTCACCTTCACTCTTCACTGTTTCTGTTGGGCATGGGCGGGCCACGCCACAGTTTTGTTTGCACGTAGCTCCGCCCCTGCCACCGAGTACAACAGTGGGTTAGCCAGCAGGTTCGCGAGCGCCCATGCAGTTTGCTTGCGTGGCACCGCATCACACAATGTTGTTGATCAGCCGCTCCACCACAGCACTGCTGCCCAGGAACACAATGGCCACATACAAAGGGGCACTGGCAGCCGTGATGTCGGCGAGCGGTGCGGTGACTTCAGATCGGGCTATATGCGTGGCGCACATGACCAACTCAGCAGCGGCTGATGCATACAAACACACGTATCAAAAGATTGATCTGTTGAGTTCGATCTAACCAGAAACAGCAGCAACACAGGACGATGTAGTGACCGGTAGGCTCCTCTAGCGATAGCGAGCACATGCAGGCAGCCCCGCTTGCCGTCCACGTCTAATACTTCTGCTCTGCCACGCTGGGCGGACGGCGGCCATGACGACTGATGGCGTGGAGATGCCTCGGGGACCTCGGTGGCCGCTCTCCGGGATGCCGCCGCCGTTTCCTGGCGGAAGTGGTGTACAACGGCTGCATACGAAGCGCCGCCGCCCTTCGCCCCTTGCATCTCCTCCTCACTAGTCTCTCTATTCTTCCCTTCACCTGTATACTCTCTAAATTATCTCTCTGTCTTTCTTTCTTCAGGCAAGAGCCGCCGGCCATGGACGACCGTGCTTCACCGCTCCGCCTCtctctctccattcttttcctccCTGCGTGCGCCCGTGCTAATCGTCGCTGCCGCTGTGTTTCTTCGCCAGGAGCTCGTCCGGGAGCAGCCTTGGAGCTCGGCGTCCTCTACCGTCCGATCCCCTGAGTGACCAGGTTAAGCGGAACAAACCTTTGTAGGTCGGGCGAGTTTGATTCCCCTGAGTGAGGAATTGTTTGTTTTTCCTCTTCTCACCGTTTGCCAGGGCCGCCACTGTAGTCGGGTCGTGGCAGGGTGAGGCCCAGGCGCACTGTAGTCAGGACGTGGCAGAGTGAGGCCCAGGCGCGCGACGTAGTCATTATTATTTCAGGCGAGTTTGCGCACAAAATTAACACCACCTTGGATAGTacgattttttttaaaaataatgaCTTGAAAATTGGATGGACGAACAAAAAACGGACGAAATTACGGTGGTAAGAAGcgatccgtgctttattattattattattattattattattattattattaagtAAAGATAAAGATTATACACTCAAATCCTGGACACTTCGCATTTTGAGGTTGATTTTTCTCCCGAGCTGGCCTTTTCTTCCCTTTGCAGGTTGTGGTGAGAACCGGGCAGAGTAGATGTCATTTTTTATATAGAAAGAATCCCCTGGAGTTTACTCGAACGATGTAGGATGGGTCCCATAGTCACATGCTTAGTACGAGTGTGGAGGCTGCCATGCGCGCATGCAGGAGCCAGTCTGCACCCAGGCGAATCCCTGCAATAACGGCCATAGGATTTTCATATCCAACGGTATATATTGCACTCGAATCCGAGCAAACAAAAGTGAGCCATTCGATTGAAATTATCCAATGATTCATATTGAGGAGTTACTCGTATACTATATAGTAGTATAGAAGTATAGATAAGAACATTTTTTTCTCACACAAATACTAAATTTCTGTTATTTAAGCCACTTTTGAAAACTTTTTTTAACTTTAAATGAATACTTATTTTTTAAAATATAAAAAATTACATATTATGAATTTTATTTGGGTTGTACCATGGCTAGCCCATATAGATGCCTTCAGGCGATTGGGTGGCAGAAAGTTGCTCTGGTTGGAGAGAGGCTTTGATAGAAGATATAAATGGGCCATGCTGATTTGCCAGCCCATTACAACGTCGTCCTCCCTCTGTTTTTTTTTCTTACTTTGAAATATTGGATTTATCCTAAGTGAAATCTTATCAACATTGACCAAGTTTAAAGAAAACAATATAAACATCTAAAATTATTAAACTAAATTGTAAATGTTATTTTTCTTCAAAAAGTTCATAAATATTTACAAAGTGTGGCTTAAGAAAAAAACTAATATGTAgattaaataaaaatggagggagtttGCTTTTCTGTTTTTCAAGAAGAAAATCATCCATCTACGAAAAATAATTTTTTAGTATCCGAAAATAAATGATACATTAAAAATCATTttatcaagtccacaatttttttattttgctttctAATTCCATGCAAACAGTTTCTGAGATTTGTTTCATGGACACTAAATAAAATATTCATGCATAATGTTcatgtactccctccttccacTTATATATGGCCTAATACATTTTTCGAGGTCACTTTTGACCACGGGTTAGCATAATGATAAATGACATGAATCATACACAAAGCATGCTATTGAAGTCGTATGTGAAAGAGGTTTCTAATGATATAATTTTTATGTCATACATCTCATATATTAATAATTTTATCATTGGTCAAAGGCTATCTCGAAAGACGCATTGGGCCCTATATatatggaaggagggagtacctcatAACGTATTTATGTATTACACAATATAATGTTCATATGTATGAATGTAAATGTTCATGACTTAAACATAAAAAAAATCACGTACTTTAAATATGTAATGTATTTATGATGAAATAATAATATAATAAACATACAATAATATCTGTAAAATAATTCAATACAATATAAAAGGAAACAGAGGAAAAGAAAGCACAAtaagaaaagaaaggaaaatgCCACTTTTTCGATAATGGGTAGCCAACTTCATTCGAGCTTCAAGCTAGTCGTTGGCCGGTCGACAGCCACTTATTCCCTACAGGTTTCCGTGGCAgcttgtttttttgtttttctaaCAATAAAATTGACCTCCTAGGAGACCCATCACACTTTCAGGCTTTTGAACCATCCAATTATGTTTGGGCCTTCAAGCAGCTAGGTGAGATTATAATATATGTATGGTATATGCGATAATAAATGATCTTACGAAACATAATGATTCCTTTTGAA contains:
- the LOC125535153 gene encoding uncharacterized protein LOC125535153 translates to MPEFVYANLSCIPNLHCASAPPPRPLCASAAAYLALHLAAPVAVAVVWWLWRNLLLLRLPLPLDGFAGGRDGRRLPEDQPPRTRTVVDADRVAVAAATARGFFEEEETTRPILLRRRAPHAGADGYFRYPQIHCLEAVPQVRLIDAEFMEEMTRGRRHAVGMLRQAAIHYHDPIRRLSNLDGNPSVFQGDPCVLATESTDIVIKLKVATALVCFIWRELNGQSQQLCQEVKEECFSLVAGQSVEKLLEVARSFSEASWCACHVKEVLTTVDALVDVLYNLQGLPLNRSGEIAVMSCKMVANLSGLLDQAASGIDNSEESTIHPATVVFNQVLEFLDSNTDMVQLILATGDCTVDPYSHVFDCWVSKLEEDAKKMCQAEKDREYIILLNNACDVWQMMRHPGASFWNVELVSRLICMIQRYRRGYFEECWVPLVLSLLKEDYPKNPRSSSLAEFTQGFVSICQRQMTWKVVPSLKYELRDEIKNLVVTPYKAFLHALQGNRRGLSLKRLMSRRRSQNEYTAEQLENKIGEFFES